One stretch of Nitrospinota bacterium DNA includes these proteins:
- a CDS encoding hemerythrin family protein: protein MSTQFASDKPETGVKAMSKQSWDMSYSVGVAKFDDQHKVLFEYLNQMHDAIRTNPTAEAIGVVLEGLVNYTLTHFFDEEIELMKNGYPDYERHREEHDKLVSAARDFVVRFKTGKSTPRRLTVEIIAVLTEWLKDHIMVADKRYSDFLNARGVK, encoded by the coding sequence TTGAGCACTCAGTTTGCCAGCGACAAACCGGAGACCGGCGTGAAAGCGATGTCCAAGCAGTCGTGGGATATGTCCTACAGCGTTGGTGTCGCCAAATTCGACGATCAGCACAAGGTCCTCTTTGAATATCTTAACCAGATGCACGACGCGATCCGGACCAACCCCACGGCGGAGGCCATCGGCGTGGTGCTCGAAGGGCTTGTCAACTATACGTTGACCCATTTCTTCGACGAGGAGATCGAGCTTATGAAAAACGGCTACCCGGACTATGAGCGGCACCGGGAAGAGCACGACAAGCTGGTTTCGGCGGCGCGCGATTTCGTGGTGCGGTTCAAGACCGGCAAGTCCACCCCCCGCAGGCTGACGGTGGAGATCATCGCGGTGCTCACAGAATGGCTCAAGGACCATATCATGGTGGCGGACAAGAGATACAGCGACTTCCTCAACGCCAGGGGCGTGAAGTGA